One genomic region from Actinomycetes bacterium encodes:
- a CDS encoding glycosyltransferase, with translation MKVLVGSWPAYGHLLPMLPMIRAAQAAGHDVMVSSGSDMAGLLGRLGIRHHVSGVTLAESYARMPGERAVSEMPPEEQPVFAAKHLFGAGAADRARDVAELVQTWRPDLVLHDTLELGSPTAAIVHGVPHVTHGYGPTVPGSSVFAAGIGSVVAEAGLPDPAEPVLAAPYLDVCPPGLRGAQPEPWTDMRPLKPSAGEVLDDDPAVELDGLPHDRTVYVTLGTIMNQAAHVFRDVVEGCTAHDVNLVVTTGPGLDGSALGTLPGSVRTAPYLPQAALLPHCTAVVSHAGAGTMLGALRHGLPQLCLPQGTDQPFNTDALMPTGAALALQPDEVTSDAVAEALGRLLGDATFRAAAERLRSEIEQMPPAGKVLADLADTSD, from the coding sequence GTGAAGGTGCTGGTCGGGTCCTGGCCGGCGTACGGCCACCTGCTGCCCATGCTGCCGATGATCCGCGCCGCACAGGCGGCCGGTCACGACGTCATGGTGAGCAGCGGGTCGGACATGGCAGGCCTGCTGGGCCGGCTGGGGATCCGGCACCACGTGTCCGGCGTGACGCTCGCCGAGTCGTACGCCCGGATGCCGGGCGAGCGCGCGGTCAGTGAGATGCCGCCCGAGGAGCAGCCGGTCTTCGCGGCCAAGCACCTCTTCGGCGCCGGGGCGGCCGACCGGGCTCGCGACGTCGCGGAACTGGTGCAGACCTGGCGGCCGGACCTGGTGCTGCACGACACCCTCGAGCTCGGCTCACCGACCGCTGCGATCGTGCACGGCGTGCCGCACGTCACACATGGCTACGGGCCGACGGTGCCCGGCTCGTCGGTGTTCGCGGCCGGGATCGGGTCCGTCGTGGCCGAGGCCGGCCTGCCGGACCCGGCCGAGCCGGTGCTCGCGGCGCCCTACCTCGACGTGTGCCCGCCGGGCCTCCGCGGCGCGCAGCCCGAGCCGTGGACCGACATGCGCCCGCTGAAGCCATCGGCCGGCGAAGTTCTCGACGACGACCCTGCGGTGGAGCTGGACGGGCTGCCGCACGATCGAACGGTCTACGTCACCCTGGGCACGATCATGAACCAGGCGGCGCACGTCTTCCGCGACGTCGTCGAGGGCTGCACGGCGCACGACGTGAACCTCGTCGTCACGACAGGCCCCGGACTCGACGGGTCGGCGCTGGGCACGCTGCCGGGCTCGGTGCGCACCGCGCCGTACCTTCCACAGGCCGCCCTGCTCCCGCACTGCACCGCTGTCGTGTCCCACGCCGGCGCCGGCACCATGCTCGGCGCCCTGCGCCACGGGCTGCCGCAGCTCTGCCTGCCGCAGGGGACGGACCAGCCGTTCAACACCGACGCGCTGATGCCCACCGGGGCCGCGCTGGCGCTGCAGCCCGACGAGGTGACCAGCGACGCGGTCGCGGAGGCGCTCGGCCGGCTGCTCGGCGACGCGACGTTCCGGGCCGCGGCCGAGCGGCTCCGGTCCGAGATCGAGCAGATGCCGCCGGCCGGCAAGGTGCTGGCGGACCTGGCCGACACCTCGGACTGA
- a CDS encoding TIGR03557 family F420-dependent LLM class oxidoreductase, with product MADLTIGYAAMLEQFHPREAVDLTVMAEQHGFSGCMAADHFQPWVPQQGQSSFVWNVLTAVGERTTGDLGPGVTCPSFRFHPAVVAQASATLEAMYPGRHWLGVGAGEALNEHVIGGHWPEAAARSTRMFEAIEVIKKLFDASVAGKDVKHEGEHFTLETTRLWTMPEAPPPVLVATAGPVNAKRTGRFADGIITVGAPLEKIGGLFDKFAEGAREAGKDPDSMPRVLQLHLSWAETDEQATANAMTEWPNGGMRFAKADIRSPHDFAAMASLVRPEDFEGRMVISSDPDVHRAHIQKFVDLGFDRVYLHNVGRNQAEWIEVFGRDVLPKLHR from the coding sequence ATGGCGGACCTCACCATCGGCTACGCGGCGATGCTCGAGCAGTTCCATCCCCGGGAGGCCGTCGACCTGACCGTGATGGCCGAGCAGCACGGGTTCTCCGGCTGCATGGCGGCCGACCACTTCCAGCCGTGGGTGCCGCAGCAGGGTCAGTCGTCGTTCGTGTGGAACGTGCTGACCGCGGTCGGCGAACGGACGACCGGCGACCTCGGACCTGGCGTGACGTGCCCATCCTTCCGGTTCCACCCGGCGGTCGTCGCGCAGGCGAGTGCGACCCTCGAGGCGATGTACCCCGGCCGGCACTGGCTCGGCGTCGGCGCCGGCGAGGCGCTCAACGAGCACGTCATCGGCGGCCACTGGCCGGAGGCTGCGGCCCGGTCGACCCGCATGTTCGAGGCGATCGAGGTCATCAAGAAGCTGTTCGACGCCTCGGTCGCCGGCAAGGACGTCAAGCACGAGGGCGAGCACTTCACGCTCGAGACGACCAGGCTCTGGACGATGCCGGAGGCGCCGCCGCCGGTGCTGGTCGCGACGGCCGGGCCGGTCAACGCCAAGCGCACCGGCCGGTTCGCCGACGGCATCATCACGGTGGGCGCCCCGCTGGAGAAGATCGGCGGACTGTTCGACAAGTTCGCCGAGGGCGCGCGCGAGGCCGGCAAGGACCCGGACTCGATGCCGCGGGTGCTGCAGCTGCACCTGTCGTGGGCCGAGACCGACGAGCAGGCGACGGCCAACGCGATGACCGAGTGGCCCAACGGAGGCATGAGGTTCGCCAAGGCCGACATCCGCTCGCCCCACGACTTCGCCGCGATGGCCTCCCTGGTGCGCCCAGAGGACTTCGAGGGCCGGATGGTCATCAGCAGCGACCCGGATGTGCACCGCGCGCACATCCAGAAGTTCGTCGACCTCGGCTTCGACCGGGTCTACCTGCACAACGTCGGGCGCAACCAGGCGGAGTGGATCGAGGTCTTCGGCCGCGACGTGCTGCCCAAGCTGCACCGGTGA
- a CDS encoding bifunctional RNase H/acid phosphatase: protein MTRFVVEADGGSRGNPGPAAYGTVVKDYATGTVLRELAEHIGTASNNVAEYRGLIAGLEAVRELDPTASVEARLDSKLVVEQMSGRWKIKHPDMRDLALRARDLLPPSNVTYVWVPRERNKHADRLANEALDAAARGEAWSQAESTAELRAQDADAALLAQPRARLVGWDRELGTPTTTVLLRHGETPHTVEKRFSGSGGHDPELSAEGLRQAAAVAERLAHDGGVDAVVTSPMRRTRQTADAVADALGLDVREVDGFRECAFGEWEGLTFAEVQEGWPQQLAGWLGDPAIEPPGGESFVDVRRRVTRVRDQLLARHPRQVVLVVTHVTPTKVLVSDALGAPLSALYRMEMSPATLTEIQWFESGQASLRRFNDAAHLL, encoded by the coding sequence GTGACCCGCTTCGTCGTCGAGGCCGACGGCGGCTCGCGCGGCAACCCCGGCCCGGCGGCGTACGGCACGGTGGTCAAGGACTACGCGACCGGCACGGTGCTGCGCGAGCTCGCCGAGCACATCGGCACCGCCAGCAACAACGTCGCGGAGTACCGCGGGCTGATCGCCGGTCTCGAGGCGGTCCGCGAGCTGGACCCGACGGCCTCGGTCGAGGCGCGGCTGGACTCCAAGCTGGTCGTCGAGCAGATGTCCGGCCGGTGGAAGATCAAGCACCCCGACATGCGCGACCTCGCGCTGCGGGCGCGCGACCTCCTGCCGCCGTCGAACGTGACGTACGTCTGGGTGCCGCGGGAGCGCAACAAGCACGCCGACCGGCTGGCCAACGAGGCCCTCGACGCCGCCGCGCGGGGCGAGGCGTGGTCGCAGGCGGAGAGCACGGCCGAGCTGCGGGCGCAGGACGCCGACGCCGCGCTGCTCGCCCAGCCGCGGGCCCGCCTGGTCGGCTGGGATCGCGAGCTCGGCACGCCCACGACGACCGTGCTGCTGCGCCACGGCGAGACCCCGCACACGGTCGAGAAGCGGTTCAGCGGCTCCGGCGGGCACGACCCCGAGCTGTCGGCCGAGGGCCTGCGCCAGGCGGCGGCCGTGGCCGAGCGGCTGGCGCACGACGGCGGTGTCGACGCGGTCGTCACATCACCGATGCGCCGCACCCGGCAGACCGCCGACGCCGTGGCGGATGCGCTTGGGCTGGACGTGCGGGAGGTCGACGGCTTCCGGGAGTGCGCGTTCGGCGAGTGGGAGGGCCTGACGTTCGCGGAGGTGCAGGAGGGATGGCCGCAGCAGCTCGCCGGGTGGCTTGGCGATCCGGCGATCGAGCCCCCGGGCGGGGAGTCCTTCGTCGACGTACGTCGTCGGGTGACCCGCGTCCGTGACCAGCTGCTGGCCCGGCACCCGCGACAGGTGGTGCTGGTCGTGACCCACGTGACCCCGACCAAGGTCCTGGTGTCGGACGCCCTGGGGGCACCGCTGTCGGCGCTCTACCGGATGGAGATGTCGCCGGCGACCCTGACCGAGATCCAGTGGTTCGAGAGCGGCCAGGCATCGCTGCGCCGCTTCAATGACGCGGCCCACCTGCTCTGA
- a CDS encoding GAF and ANTAR domain-containing protein encodes MELGGPDQSHQTEVWCVDTERLSCGGPDLAAVTGSTFPFECWSVAMGANESSDPAVHSLILEFTALARHVHASDDFSGSLARITSTAQQAIAGCEAASISLLTRDGPVTFGATDALADEGDQIQYEEGEGPCLDAAMEEHWVYTPDLAVEPRWPRSAARLSLHLGVHSMFSTRLALDAAPLDTLGGLNMYATRPDAFSQQDQMLGLLLSSLSAVVVDASKQQENLRRAIDSRQVIGEAVGMLRAQNKVSSEQAFRMLSQASQRMNIKLREVAERIVRPPEDGAPALEGSRPAPE; translated from the coding sequence TTGGAACTCGGCGGGCCGGATCAATCGCACCAAACGGAGGTATGGTGCGTGGACACCGAGCGCCTTTCGTGTGGTGGCCCAGACCTCGCTGCCGTCACAGGGTCGACGTTCCCCTTCGAGTGCTGGAGCGTCGCCATGGGGGCGAACGAGTCGTCTGATCCTGCTGTGCACTCCCTGATCCTGGAGTTCACGGCCCTGGCTCGCCACGTGCACGCCTCCGACGACTTCTCCGGCAGCCTGGCGCGGATCACCTCCACGGCCCAGCAGGCGATTGCCGGCTGCGAAGCGGCCAGCATCAGCCTGCTCACCCGCGACGGCCCCGTCACCTTCGGCGCCACCGACGCGCTGGCAGACGAGGGCGACCAGATCCAGTACGAAGAGGGCGAGGGCCCTTGCCTGGATGCAGCGATGGAGGAGCACTGGGTCTACACGCCGGACCTTGCCGTGGAGCCTCGCTGGCCGCGGTCGGCGGCTCGGCTGTCCCTGCACCTCGGGGTGCACAGCATGTTCTCCACCCGCCTGGCCCTGGACGCCGCCCCGCTCGACACCCTGGGCGGCCTCAACATGTACGCGACCAGGCCCGATGCGTTCAGCCAGCAGGACCAGATGCTGGGCCTCCTGCTGTCCTCACTGAGTGCGGTCGTGGTCGATGCCTCCAAGCAGCAGGAGAACCTCCGACGGGCCATCGACAGCAGACAGGTCATCGGTGAGGCGGTCGGGATGCTCCGCGCCCAGAACAAGGTCAGCAGCGAGCAAGCGTTCAGGATGCTGTCCCAGGCGTCGCAGCGGATGAACATCAAGCTGCGGGAGGTCGCGGAGCGGATCGTCCGGCCGCCCGAGGACGGGGCGCCGGCCCTGGAGGGAAGTCGGCCCGCGCCGGAGTGA
- a CDS encoding C4-type zinc ribbon domain-containing protein, whose translation MSQRQDALRDQLVVVRTEGSDLERELKKAEGDVDQVRARADRDQKRLDAGQVSSPKELEGLQHEIATLARRQGDLEEIVLDVMERLESAQSRGAELTAQQEAAAAEATDLTAARDAATAEIDAEVEVLTAQRATQASGIDDGLVTLYEKIRAQQGGVGAAELKQRRCGGCRLELNNVEIGRLRDAPEDEVLRCEECRRILVRSAESGL comes from the coding sequence GTGTCGCAGCGCCAGGACGCGCTGCGCGACCAGCTGGTGGTCGTCCGCACCGAGGGGAGCGACCTCGAGCGCGAGCTCAAGAAGGCCGAGGGGGACGTCGACCAGGTGCGGGCCCGCGCCGACCGTGACCAGAAGCGCCTCGACGCTGGGCAGGTGTCCTCGCCCAAGGAGCTCGAAGGGCTGCAGCACGAGATCGCGACGCTGGCCCGCCGCCAGGGGGACCTCGAGGAGATCGTGCTCGACGTCATGGAGCGGCTGGAGTCCGCGCAGAGCCGCGGCGCCGAGCTGACCGCCCAGCAGGAGGCCGCGGCGGCGGAGGCCACCGACCTCACCGCCGCCCGCGACGCTGCGACGGCCGAGATCGACGCCGAGGTGGAGGTGCTCACCGCCCAGCGGGCCACCCAGGCCTCCGGCATCGACGACGGTCTGGTCACGCTCTACGAGAAGATCCGCGCCCAGCAGGGCGGCGTAGGCGCGGCCGAGCTGAAGCAGCGGCGCTGCGGGGGCTGCCGGCTGGAGCTCAACAACGTCGAGATCGGCCGGCTGCGCGACGCCCCCGAGGACGAGGTGCTGCGCTGCGAGGAGTGCCGGCGCATCCTGGTGCGCAGCGCCGAGTCGGGCCTTTGA
- a CDS encoding Nif3-like dinuclear metal center hexameric protein gives MPLTVGDAVEVLESAYDPRWAESWDAVGLVTGDLHQPLRRVLLAVDPAPAVVDEAVTWSADLLVTHHPLLLRGVHGVATTTPKGRAVTSLVRAGVALYVAHTNADVAVPGVSDALADVLGLVDTRPLRRAAPAAAYKLVTFVPPADADRLVDALAAAGAGRIGGYDRCAWTTDGTGTFRGGAGTRPSVGQPGRVERVSEARLEMVLPGAAVAAVTAALRAAHPYEEPAFDLVALAAPAEVARGTGRVGRLPRPVPLRDFVAQVRAALPATAGGVRVGGDPDRLVGSVAVCGGAGDDLFAEVRASGADVFVTADLRHHPAAEALEHGAPALVDCAHWATEWPWLASAERVMRAGLAEHDPAAADSVDTRVSTIVTDPWTSV, from the coding sequence GTGCCCCTGACCGTCGGGGACGCGGTCGAGGTCCTCGAGAGCGCGTACGACCCGAGGTGGGCCGAGTCCTGGGACGCGGTGGGGCTGGTCACCGGCGATCTCCACCAGCCGCTGCGGCGGGTGCTGCTCGCCGTCGACCCGGCGCCGGCCGTGGTCGACGAGGCGGTCACCTGGTCGGCCGACCTGCTCGTCACGCACCACCCGCTGCTGCTCCGCGGGGTGCACGGCGTCGCGACCACCACCCCGAAGGGGCGGGCGGTGACCTCGCTGGTCCGCGCCGGTGTCGCGCTGTACGTCGCGCACACCAATGCCGACGTTGCCGTCCCCGGGGTGTCGGACGCCCTGGCCGACGTGCTCGGCCTGGTGGACACCCGGCCGCTGCGCAGGGCGGCACCGGCGGCGGCGTACAAGCTTGTGACGTTCGTGCCGCCCGCCGACGCCGACCGGCTGGTCGACGCCCTGGCCGCGGCGGGCGCCGGGCGGATCGGCGGCTACGACCGCTGCGCCTGGACGACCGACGGCACCGGCACCTTCCGTGGCGGAGCCGGGACGCGGCCGAGTGTGGGCCAGCCCGGGCGGGTGGAGCGGGTCTCCGAGGCCCGGCTCGAGATGGTTCTTCCGGGTGCCGCCGTGGCTGCGGTCACCGCCGCACTGCGGGCAGCCCACCCCTACGAGGAGCCGGCGTTCGACCTGGTCGCACTCGCGGCGCCGGCGGAGGTCGCCCGCGGGACCGGCCGGGTGGGCCGGCTGCCCCGTCCGGTTCCGCTGCGCGACTTCGTGGCGCAGGTGCGGGCGGCGCTGCCGGCCACCGCGGGCGGGGTGCGGGTCGGCGGCGACCCGGACCGGCTGGTGGGGTCGGTCGCGGTCTGCGGGGGCGCGGGCGACGACTTGTTCGCCGAGGTGCGCGCGAGCGGCGCCGACGTGTTCGTCACCGCCGATCTGCGCCACCACCCGGCCGCGGAGGCGCTCGAGCACGGCGCACCGGCGCTCGTCGACTGCGCCCACTGGGCCACCGAGTGGCCGTGGCTGGCATCGGCGGAGCGGGTGATGCGCGCGGGCCTGGCCGAGCACGACCCGGCAGCGGCGGATAGCGTGGACACCCGGGTCTCGACGATCGTCACCGACCCGTGGACGTCAGTCTGA
- a CDS encoding CaiB/BaiF CoA-transferase family protein gives MTGPLAGVRVLELPCVGPGPFATMLLADLGADVVRVDRPGGASLAVVPPEQDLLGRGKRSVGLDLKDPADVARCLDLAGRADLLVEGFRPGVAERLGVGPTECHARAPRLVYGRMTGWGQEGPYAAQAGHDITYVATAGALGALGPAGGPPTVPLNLVGDFAGALYLVAGLLAALHESRQSGAGQVVDAAMVDSTAHLMTVFHGLLAGGAWLDRPGANLLDGSAPFYGVYRTSDDRWLAVGPLEQPFYDEFVARLGLAPEVADRSDPAVWPDLQGLLATVIGSRSEADWVAVFAGSDACVAPVASLAEAQRDPHLSARGTFVEHHGIVQPAPAPRFSRTVAELHRPPPEAGQHTDEVLADWLRTD, from the coding sequence TTGACCGGCCCGCTCGCCGGTGTCCGGGTGCTCGAGCTGCCCTGCGTCGGGCCCGGCCCGTTCGCCACGATGCTGCTCGCCGACCTCGGCGCCGACGTCGTGCGCGTCGACCGGCCGGGCGGTGCGTCGCTCGCCGTCGTGCCGCCGGAGCAGGACCTGCTCGGGCGCGGCAAGCGGTCGGTCGGGCTCGACCTCAAGGACCCCGCGGACGTGGCCCGCTGCCTTGACCTCGCCGGGCGCGCCGACCTGCTCGTCGAGGGCTTCCGCCCGGGGGTCGCCGAGCGCCTCGGCGTCGGCCCGACCGAGTGTCACGCGCGCGCGCCGCGGCTGGTCTACGGCCGGATGACCGGTTGGGGGCAGGAGGGGCCGTACGCCGCGCAGGCCGGGCACGACATCACGTACGTCGCCACCGCGGGTGCACTCGGCGCCCTCGGCCCGGCCGGTGGGCCGCCGACCGTGCCGCTCAACCTGGTGGGCGACTTCGCCGGCGCGCTCTACCTGGTCGCCGGCCTGCTGGCCGCGCTGCACGAGTCGCGCCAGAGCGGCGCCGGCCAGGTCGTCGACGCCGCGATGGTCGACAGCACCGCGCACCTGATGACGGTCTTCCACGGCCTGCTTGCCGGCGGCGCCTGGCTCGACCGGCCGGGTGCGAACCTGCTCGACGGGAGCGCGCCGTTCTACGGCGTCTACCGGACGTCCGACGACCGGTGGCTCGCGGTCGGGCCGCTGGAGCAGCCGTTCTACGACGAGTTCGTCGCCCGGCTCGGGCTGGCCCCCGAAGTCGCCGACCGCTCGGATCCTGCGGTGTGGCCCGACCTGCAAGGCCTGCTTGCGACCGTCATCGGCAGCCGCAGCGAGGCCGACTGGGTGGCGGTGTTCGCGGGCTCCGACGCGTGCGTGGCCCCGGTCGCCTCGCTGGCCGAGGCGCAGCGTGACCCGCACCTTTCCGCCCGCGGCACGTTCGTGGAGCACCACGGGATCGTCCAGCCGGCCCCGGCGCCCCGGTTCAGCCGTACCGTCGCAGAGCTGCACCGCCCGCCGCCGGAGGCGGGCCAGCACACCGACGAGGTCCTCGCCGACTGGCTGCGCACCGACTAG
- a CDS encoding glycosyltransferase: protein MREIGVPSLPHERFRSVLAAEPCSRFGNGLERACGQLEGRTLWHVNSTAQGGGVAEMLHTVLGYLAGAGIRTRWQVIEGDDEFFEVTKRIHNLLHGEAGDGGELGQRERVVYERNMAAAAQELRPLVNAGDVVVLHDPQTAGLAQPLIGAGAHVIWSCHVGADQPNDLVRSAWHFLSGCVAHAHRTVFSRPAYAWEGLDPARVAVIPPCIDAFSPKNQSLHPEVAESILKAANVLPGRPQREPTFYRQQGAPARVQRRAQVTEDAPLPTDASLVTQISRWDRLKDPIGVLRGFVEHVPEELEAHLVLAGPTADAVRDDPEGAEVLDQVRAEWGRLPRSARQRVHLVCIPMEDLEENGAVVNALQRHADVVVQKSLAEGFGLTVAEAMWKSRPVVGSRVGGIQDQVTHGVTGLLVDDPSDLRAFGCELSSLLEDRQCAEEMGERAHERVRDRYLTSSHLLDYLSLIGDVLQGHGSTPEAAPRAVPVGADGLEPPTPSL from the coding sequence ATGAGGGAGATCGGCGTCCCGTCGCTTCCACACGAGCGGTTTCGCTCGGTGTTGGCTGCAGAGCCCTGTTCGCGCTTCGGCAACGGGCTGGAGCGAGCTTGCGGGCAGCTCGAAGGCCGCACCCTGTGGCACGTCAACTCGACCGCGCAGGGAGGTGGGGTCGCCGAGATGTTGCATACGGTCCTTGGCTATCTGGCCGGCGCAGGCATTCGTACGAGATGGCAGGTGATCGAGGGCGACGACGAGTTCTTCGAGGTCACCAAGCGGATTCACAACCTGCTGCACGGTGAGGCGGGTGATGGCGGCGAGCTTGGCCAGCGCGAACGTGTCGTGTACGAGCGAAACATGGCCGCGGCCGCGCAGGAGCTCAGGCCGCTGGTGAACGCCGGAGATGTCGTCGTTCTCCACGACCCGCAGACGGCCGGTCTCGCGCAGCCCCTGATAGGGGCAGGTGCGCATGTGATCTGGAGCTGCCACGTCGGGGCGGACCAGCCGAATGACTTGGTCCGCTCGGCCTGGCACTTCCTGTCTGGCTGCGTCGCGCATGCTCACCGCACCGTGTTCTCCCGGCCGGCGTACGCCTGGGAGGGACTCGACCCAGCGCGGGTCGCGGTGATCCCGCCCTGTATCGACGCGTTCTCGCCGAAGAACCAGTCGCTGCACCCCGAGGTCGCAGAGTCGATCCTGAAGGCAGCCAATGTTCTGCCCGGCCGACCCCAACGAGAGCCGACCTTCTACCGCCAGCAAGGCGCACCTGCACGGGTCCAGCGCCGCGCGCAGGTGACCGAGGACGCGCCGCTGCCGACCGACGCGTCGCTCGTGACGCAGATCTCACGCTGGGATCGCCTCAAGGACCCGATCGGCGTCCTGCGGGGCTTCGTCGAGCACGTCCCGGAGGAGCTCGAGGCGCACCTCGTCCTGGCAGGACCCACGGCGGACGCTGTGCGTGACGACCCCGAAGGCGCTGAGGTGCTCGACCAGGTCCGCGCCGAGTGGGGACGGCTGCCCCGTAGCGCCCGCCAGCGCGTGCATCTCGTATGCATCCCCATGGAGGACCTCGAGGAGAACGGCGCAGTGGTCAACGCCCTGCAGCGGCATGCCGACGTCGTGGTGCAGAAGAGCTTGGCGGAAGGATTCGGCCTCACGGTTGCGGAGGCCATGTGGAAGAGCCGTCCTGTGGTCGGCAGCCGGGTCGGCGGAATCCAAGACCAGGTGACGCACGGGGTGACAGGCCTACTCGTCGACGACCCCAGCGACTTGAGGGCCTTCGGCTGCGAGCTGAGCTCGCTGCTAGAGGATCGCCAGTGCGCCGAAGAGATGGGTGAGCGAGCGCACGAGCGAGTCCGTGATCGGTACCTCACCTCGAGCCATCTGCTCGACTACCTGTCCCTCATCGGTGACGTGCTCCAAGGGCACGGCAGCACGCCCGAGGCGGCGCCACGAGCGGTTCCGGTGGGCGCAGACGGACTCGAACCGCCGACCCCCTCCTTGTAA